The Streptomyces nitrosporeus genome includes a window with the following:
- a CDS encoding ABC transporter substrate-binding protein, with product MALSSVLLTTGCGPSGGSAGDAKAAAGEPAGFPVTIDNCGVRTTYDEPPSRAVTIHQHPAELMLALGLEDRMIGTAFPDSAVLPELKKNYEAIPELAEREPSFEKVLDAGPDFVYGGYGSAFAENEGRSREAFAAVGIDTHLNREYCGRKRVTMKDTYDEIRTIGEIFGVPGRAGELVADLEDRVGKAAAKAGGGPRIPVFVYDSGDKSAFTAGGRSLGTELIRLAGGENVFAGLDDVFGDVSWEQVVERKPEAIVIYDYAGAGSVEEKKEFLLSRPALADVPAVRNKRFVVLPLTATLVGVRSAYAVEDLARGLHPASFR from the coding sequence ATGGCTCTTTCGTCCGTGCTGCTGACCACCGGCTGCGGTCCGTCCGGCGGGAGCGCCGGGGACGCGAAGGCCGCCGCGGGCGAGCCCGCGGGCTTCCCGGTCACCATCGACAACTGCGGTGTGAGGACGACGTACGACGAGCCGCCGTCGCGGGCGGTCACCATCCACCAGCACCCGGCGGAGCTCATGCTCGCCCTCGGTCTGGAGGACCGTATGATCGGCACGGCCTTCCCCGACTCCGCCGTCCTGCCCGAGCTGAAGAAAAACTACGAGGCGATCCCCGAACTGGCGGAGAGGGAACCGTCGTTCGAGAAGGTCCTGGACGCCGGACCCGACTTCGTCTACGGCGGCTACGGCAGCGCATTCGCCGAGAACGAGGGCCGCTCCCGCGAGGCGTTCGCCGCCGTCGGCATCGACACCCACCTCAACCGTGAGTACTGCGGCAGGAAGCGGGTGACGATGAAGGACACCTACGACGAGATCCGCACCATCGGCGAGATCTTCGGCGTCCCCGGCCGGGCCGGCGAACTGGTCGCGGACCTGGAGGACCGCGTCGGCAAGGCCGCCGCCAAGGCCGGGGGCGGGCCCAGGATTCCCGTCTTCGTCTACGACAGCGGCGACAAGAGCGCCTTCACCGCAGGCGGCAGGAGCCTGGGTACCGAGCTGATCCGGCTGGCCGGGGGCGAGAACGTCTTCGCCGGCCTCGACGACGTCTTCGGCGATGTCTCCTGGGAGCAGGTCGTCGAACGCAAGCCGGAGGCCATCGTCATCTACGACTACGCGGGCGCCGGAAGCGTGGAGGAGAAGAAGGAGTTCCTGCTCTCCCGGCCCGCGCTCGCCGACGTACCCGCCGTCAGGAACAAGCGGTTCGTCGTTCTGCCGTTGACCGCTACCCTGGTCGGCGTCCGTTCGGCCTACGCGGTCGAGGACCTGGCTCGCGGACTGCACCCCGCGAGCTTCCGGTGA
- a CDS encoding FecCD family ABC transporter permease: protein MTRAAATGTSVERTVQRQKAGASGPGRARPAVTLLVLAVLLVVSATAGLAIGSVRVPPGQVWDIVTHALGAGWRQPDWPRARETIVMDVRAPRVLLGAVTGAGLAVIGTALQALVRNPLAEPYLLGVSSGASLGAVSVIVFGVTLFGPVSLSVAAFVGALGALLLVYATARTGGRITSARLVLSGVAVAAVLTAVLDLLLLTTGRGNEARAVLAWTLGGLGGVDWGTLWLPSTALLFGIGVLMVQARNLNLLLAGEEAATTMGLDVGRFRARLFVVLSLVTGVLVAAAGPIGFVGLMMPHIVRLFVGGDHRRVLPTAALGGAVFLIWADIAARTIAAPMEIPVGVLTALCGGPFFLWLMRRDARRGTDRGVA from the coding sequence GTGACCCGGGCGGCCGCCACCGGTACGTCCGTCGAGCGGACGGTCCAGCGGCAGAAGGCCGGCGCGTCAGGGCCGGGCCGTGCGAGGCCGGCCGTCACGCTGCTCGTACTCGCCGTCCTGCTCGTCGTCTCCGCCACGGCGGGCCTCGCCATCGGCTCCGTCCGGGTGCCGCCCGGCCAGGTGTGGGACATCGTGACGCACGCGCTGGGCGCCGGCTGGCGGCAGCCGGACTGGCCGCGGGCCCGGGAGACCATCGTGATGGACGTGCGGGCGCCGCGGGTGCTGCTCGGTGCGGTCACCGGCGCAGGCCTCGCGGTGATCGGCACCGCGCTGCAGGCCCTGGTGCGCAACCCGCTCGCCGAGCCGTACCTGCTGGGCGTCTCCTCCGGGGCGTCCCTCGGCGCGGTCTCCGTGATCGTGTTCGGGGTCACCCTCTTCGGGCCGGTCTCCCTGTCGGTGGCCGCCTTCGTGGGCGCCCTGGGCGCGCTCCTGCTCGTGTACGCCACCGCCCGCACCGGCGGACGTATCACCTCGGCACGGCTGGTGCTGTCCGGGGTGGCGGTCGCGGCGGTGCTCACCGCGGTCCTCGATCTGCTGCTGCTCACCACCGGCCGGGGCAACGAGGCCCGCGCGGTCCTCGCCTGGACCCTGGGCGGCCTCGGCGGGGTCGACTGGGGCACCCTGTGGCTGCCGAGCACGGCTCTGCTGTTCGGTATCGGCGTCCTCATGGTGCAGGCGCGCAACCTGAATCTGCTGCTGGCCGGCGAGGAGGCGGCCACCACGATGGGGCTGGACGTGGGCCGGTTCCGTGCCCGCCTGTTCGTCGTGCTCTCCCTCGTCACGGGAGTGCTGGTCGCGGCGGCCGGGCCGATCGGCTTCGTCGGGCTGATGATGCCGCACATCGTGCGCCTGTTCGTCGGCGGGGACCACCGCCGGGTACTGCCGACGGCGGCGCTCGGCGGTGCGGTCTTCCTCATCTGGGCCGACATCGCCGCGCGGACGATCGCCGCGCCGATGGAAATACCCGTCGGCGTGCTCACGGCCCTGTGCGGCGGGCCGTTCTTCCTGTGGCTGATGCGCCGGGACGCCCGGCGCGGCACCGACCGAGGAGTGGCATGA
- a CDS encoding ATP-grasp domain-containing protein: MTVACLESLTFGLGRLVRAADLLGERLLLLTGDPAHYAYELDRLPAGALDVVVTDTFDMERTAGLLRRTPGLRGLISSTDTWTPAGAGLTERLGLPGLDPAVLRLTRDKAAVRNRLHDAGLTRGRAATGTGPGPGTPGLLIEEAGLPLVLKDTAGTGSQNVWLVRNEGELGAALAEASGRTLKGRLFAEPYFPGPVYSAETLTWDGRTRLLGVSSRLMSPEPHFREEITAFPVAFPAPRQTSLEHWLSRVLAAIGYTDRFAHVEFVLTADGPEVVEVNPRIGGALVGESMCRALGVNVYEAMVEAALGRRPRLMDTDLPGGPAAAFVLGYPAAPGVFAGVTGLDRLTGMPGTPAWYPVRRTGDLIEHLDDSRGYAGIVYAEAETAELATHRAVAAANVLRVRTVPAGREAPGG, translated from the coding sequence ATGACCGTGGCCTGCCTGGAATCACTGACCTTCGGTCTCGGCCGCCTGGTCCGCGCCGCCGACCTGCTCGGCGAGCGCCTGCTGCTGCTGACCGGCGACCCCGCCCACTACGCCTACGAACTGGACCGGCTGCCCGCCGGCGCCCTCGACGTCGTCGTGACCGACACCTTCGACATGGAGCGGACCGCCGGTCTGCTCCGGCGCACCCCGGGGCTGCGCGGCCTGATCAGTTCCACCGACACCTGGACCCCGGCCGGTGCCGGCCTCACCGAACGCCTCGGCCTGCCCGGTCTCGATCCGGCCGTCCTGCGGCTGACCCGGGACAAGGCCGCCGTGCGCAACCGGCTGCACGATGCCGGTCTCACACGGGGCAGGGCCGCCACGGGCACCGGCCCCGGCCCCGGGACACCCGGGCTGCTCATCGAGGAGGCGGGACTGCCGCTCGTGCTCAAGGACACGGCGGGCACCGGAAGCCAGAACGTGTGGCTGGTGCGGAACGAGGGCGAACTCGGCGCGGCACTCGCCGAGGCATCCGGCCGGACCCTGAAGGGGCGGTTGTTCGCCGAACCCTATTTCCCCGGCCCGGTGTACAGCGCCGAGACGCTCACCTGGGACGGCCGCACCCGGCTGCTGGGTGTCTCCAGCCGCCTCATGTCGCCGGAGCCGCACTTCCGGGAGGAGATCACCGCCTTCCCCGTCGCCTTCCCGGCCCCGCGGCAAACGTCCCTGGAGCACTGGCTCAGCCGGGTGCTCGCCGCCATCGGCTACACCGACCGGTTCGCTCACGTGGAGTTCGTGCTGACCGCCGACGGCCCGGAGGTGGTGGAGGTCAACCCCCGGATCGGTGGCGCGCTGGTCGGGGAAAGCATGTGCCGGGCGCTCGGCGTCAACGTGTACGAGGCGATGGTCGAGGCCGCTCTCGGCCGCCGCCCCCGTCTGATGGACACGGACCTGCCCGGCGGCCCGGCCGCCGCCTTCGTCCTGGGCTATCCGGCCGCGCCCGGCGTGTTCGCCGGGGTCACCGGGCTCGACCGGCTCACCGGCATGCCGGGAACACCTGCCTGGTACCCGGTCAGGCGGACCGGCGACCTCATCGAGCACCTGGACGACAGCCGTGGATACGCGGGCATCGTGTACGCGGAGGCGGAGACCGCCGAACTCGCCACCCATCGCGCGGTGGCGGCCGCCAACGTCCTGCGCGTACGCACCGTCCCGGCCGGCCGGGAGGCGCCCGGTGGGTGA
- a CDS encoding MFS transporter, protein MGERTARGPGLRASLFPLTGPLRFLLLSSFLIPLGSFMVLPFMSVFLHERLGMGLGAVGAVLAVASLVQFSGGIVGGALADRIGLRRTMLWALAVRTAGFAGLLLALRWPPLAIWALVLTCCGAALYLPANKAYLVHGVDDERRPAFLSAGNAALNAGMAVGPLVAGPFVLSSPGWLFAAVTALFLAVTAGHARLPGREGEHPAGSGGTARPGLLAGVAVLPFAANALAFHLYFHFQHFLAVYAVERTSSAFYSVVLLLCFTLVIVVQPLASGLIRRMPYALALAAGFTGLAAGMAVLAVGTRAALLAGGALITLGDIVLFLKNDLEALRRSPRSDAVVFGQQRLAAGLGACASGVLGGQLYGLGERAGHTGWFWMLAAAQCLLLPPLLLTLRRRTARRPVPDGDHEGALTRDDTDGRVPGR, encoded by the coding sequence GTGGGTGAGCGCACCGCCCGGGGGCCGGGGCTGCGGGCCTCGCTGTTCCCGCTCACCGGCCCGCTGCGGTTCCTCCTGCTCAGCTCGTTCCTCATCCCGCTCGGCAGCTTCATGGTCCTGCCGTTCATGTCGGTGTTCCTGCACGAACGGCTCGGGATGGGGCTCGGCGCGGTGGGGGCCGTCCTGGCCGTGGCATCGCTCGTGCAGTTCTCCGGCGGCATCGTCGGCGGAGCTCTGGCGGACCGGATCGGGCTGCGCCGCACGATGCTGTGGGCGCTGGCCGTACGCACCGCCGGTTTCGCCGGACTCCTGCTGGCCCTGCGCTGGCCGCCCCTCGCGATCTGGGCGCTGGTCCTGACGTGCTGCGGTGCCGCGCTCTACCTGCCCGCGAACAAGGCGTACCTGGTGCACGGCGTCGACGACGAGCGCCGCCCGGCGTTCCTGTCCGCGGGCAACGCGGCGCTCAACGCCGGGATGGCCGTCGGCCCGCTGGTCGCCGGGCCGTTCGTCCTGTCGTCGCCCGGTTGGCTGTTCGCGGCCGTCACGGCGCTGTTCCTCGCGGTCACCGCGGGACACGCCCGGCTGCCCGGAAGAGAGGGGGAACACCCCGCCGGATCGGGGGGCACGGCCCGGCCGGGTCTTCTGGCCGGGGTGGCGGTCCTGCCGTTCGCCGCCAACGCGCTCGCCTTCCACCTCTACTTCCACTTCCAGCACTTCCTGGCGGTGTACGCCGTCGAGCGCACCTCCAGCGCGTTCTACAGCGTGGTGCTGCTGCTCTGCTTCACGCTGGTCATCGTCGTACAGCCGCTCGCCTCCGGCCTGATCCGGCGTATGCCGTACGCCCTCGCCCTCGCGGCAGGCTTCACGGGCCTGGCGGCGGGCATGGCCGTGCTGGCGGTCGGCACCCGGGCGGCGCTGCTGGCGGGCGGGGCGCTGATCACCCTGGGCGACATCGTGCTGTTCCTGAAGAACGACCTGGAGGCACTGCGCCGCAGCCCCCGCTCCGATGCCGTGGTCTTCGGTCAGCAGCGGCTGGCCGCGGGCCTGGGCGCCTGCGCGAGCGGTGTGCTGGGCGGACAGCTGTACGGCCTCGGCGAACGGGCCGGACACACCGGCTGGTTCTGGATGCTGGCAGCCGCCCAGTGCCTGCTGCTCCCCCCTCTGCTGCTCACACTGCGCCGACGCACCGCGCGGCGCCCTGTCCCCGACGGCGACCATGAAGGAGCACTGACGCGCGATGACACGGACGGGCGGGTTCCAGGACGATGA
- a CDS encoding cysteine synthase family protein, which produces MIHPHITDALKVPDLVRLTDGLVLLRFESMKIYSALAAVRHLLERGTVRPGQTLVDSSSGIYAHAIALACHRYGMRCHIVASTTVDSTTLTQLEILGATVERVEPSRNLALDQELRVRRVREILAERPGHHWMRQYHDGIHYLGYHEVADRIAAEFPATPLTVVGGVGSGASTGGIVERLRTRDPSVRLAGVQPFGSVTFGSQDHHDPEAIIAGIGSSIVFDNVRHHLYDTVHWLDFTHAMSGAVALLREHAVFAGLSTGAGYLAAAYEARRHPDRLHLVIGADTGHRYTERVFARHAEALEPAALKPVEVRSPQEMAMPWSRMTWQRAPWPADRKERAT; this is translated from the coding sequence GTGATCCACCCCCACATCACCGACGCCCTGAAAGTACCGGACCTCGTCCGGCTCACCGACGGCCTGGTCCTGCTCCGGTTCGAGTCGATGAAGATCTATTCGGCCCTGGCCGCCGTCCGCCACCTGCTGGAACGGGGTACGGTCCGTCCCGGCCAGACCCTGGTCGACAGCTCCAGCGGCATCTACGCCCACGCCATCGCGCTGGCCTGCCACCGGTACGGCATGCGGTGCCACATCGTCGCGTCCACCACCGTCGACTCCACCACCCTCACCCAGCTGGAGATCCTCGGTGCCACGGTGGAGCGGGTCGAGCCGTCGCGGAACCTCGCACTCGACCAGGAGCTCCGGGTACGGCGGGTGCGCGAGATCCTCGCCGAGCGCCCCGGCCACCACTGGATGCGCCAGTACCACGACGGCATCCACTACCTCGGCTACCACGAGGTCGCCGACCGGATCGCGGCGGAGTTCCCCGCCACACCGCTGACCGTCGTCGGCGGAGTGGGCTCCGGAGCCTCGACCGGCGGCATCGTGGAACGCCTGCGCACCAGGGACCCTTCCGTGCGCCTGGCCGGCGTCCAGCCCTTCGGCAGCGTCACCTTCGGCAGCCAGGACCACCACGATCCCGAAGCGATCATCGCCGGCATCGGCTCGTCGATCGTCTTCGACAACGTCCGCCACCACCTCTACGACACCGTCCACTGGCTGGACTTCACTCACGCCATGTCCGGCGCCGTCGCCCTGCTGCGCGAGCACGCGGTGTTCGCCGGACTGTCCACCGGTGCCGGCTACCTGGCGGCGGCGTACGAGGCCCGCCGCCACCCCGACCGGCTGCACCTGGTGATAGGGGCCGACACCGGACACCGTTACACAGAACGCGTGTTCGCTCGGCATGCCGAGGCCCTGGAACCGGCCGCGCTGAAGCCCGTCGAGGTCCGCAGCCCGCAGGAGATGGCCATGCCCTGGTCGAGGATGACGTGGCAGCGCGCTCCCTGGCCGGCGGACCGGAAGGAACGAGCGACATGA
- a CDS encoding ABC transporter ATP-binding protein: MTATELSIDGVTLTAGARHLVRDVSLTARPGETIGLVGPNGSGKSSLLRTVYRVLRPDTGRVRVDGGDAWSLPVRQLARTVAAVVQDSAADFDLAVREVVAMGRTPHKRLLSGDTPEDTGFIDSALLAVDAVHLADRPFDRLSGGERQRVLIARALAQRPTLLVLDEPTNHLDIRHQLSVLGTLRRLPTTVLLALHDLNLAAYYCDRLYVLHDGAVTASGPPAEVLTPHLLAEVYGVAAEVATHPCTGAPQVTFLPEGPRV; this comes from the coding sequence ATGACCGCGACCGAACTGAGCATCGACGGCGTCACGCTCACCGCCGGAGCCCGTCACCTGGTGCGCGACGTCTCCCTGACCGCCCGTCCGGGCGAGACCATCGGGCTCGTGGGCCCCAACGGCAGCGGCAAGTCCAGTCTCCTGCGCACCGTCTACCGCGTCCTGCGCCCGGACACCGGTCGGGTACGCGTCGACGGAGGCGACGCCTGGTCACTGCCGGTACGGCAACTGGCCCGCACCGTGGCGGCGGTGGTCCAGGACTCGGCGGCCGACTTCGACCTCGCCGTCCGCGAGGTCGTCGCCATGGGCCGCACCCCGCACAAACGGCTTCTGTCCGGTGACACCCCCGAGGACACCGGGTTCATCGACTCCGCGCTCCTGGCGGTCGACGCCGTCCACCTGGCCGACCGCCCCTTCGACCGGCTCTCCGGCGGCGAACGCCAGCGCGTCCTCATCGCGCGTGCTCTCGCCCAGCGGCCCACCCTCCTCGTCCTCGACGAACCCACCAACCATCTCGACATCCGGCACCAGCTGTCCGTGCTCGGCACCCTGCGCCGCCTGCCCACGACCGTGCTGCTCGCCCTGCACGACCTCAACCTGGCCGCCTACTACTGCGACCGCCTCTACGTCCTGCACGACGGCGCGGTCACCGCCTCCGGTCCTCCCGCCGAGGTCCTCACCCCGCACCTCCTGGCCGAGGTCTACGGAGTGGCGGCGGAAGTCGCCACCCATCCGTGCACGGGAGCGCCACAGGTGACGTTCCTCCCCGAAGGGCCACGCGTCTGA
- a CDS encoding class I SAM-dependent methyltransferase — MTRTGGFQDDDFWTEFHDFLFSEQRHEQAEELLDTSPLLDFPQGARVLDLCCGPGVFTVPLARRGHRVTGVDLSPAMLDRARKRSAGDRVTYVRADAREYEAPGRFDVVLNMFTSFGYFEDPADNARVLRTMYTCLAPGGTLVLDLAGKELLARRVTPPKVVRRGDDVMVQTDTVLDEWARLRSDWVLVRGERVTRATLTWFVYSAVELRRMAEEAGFGRVEVFGGFDGRPYDENAERLVLRAVREA; from the coding sequence ATGACACGGACGGGCGGGTTCCAGGACGATGACTTCTGGACCGAGTTCCATGACTTCCTCTTCTCCGAGCAGCGCCACGAGCAGGCCGAGGAGCTGCTGGACACCTCTCCCCTGCTGGACTTCCCGCAGGGGGCGCGCGTGCTGGACCTGTGCTGCGGGCCCGGGGTGTTCACCGTGCCGCTCGCCCGCCGCGGCCACCGCGTGACCGGGGTGGACCTGAGCCCGGCCATGCTGGACCGGGCACGCAAGCGGTCGGCCGGTGACAGGGTGACGTACGTGCGGGCGGACGCACGCGAGTACGAGGCACCGGGCCGCTTCGACGTCGTCCTCAACATGTTCACCTCCTTCGGGTACTTCGAGGATCCCGCCGACAACGCGCGCGTGCTGCGCACCATGTACACCTGCCTGGCACCCGGCGGCACGCTCGTCCTGGACCTCGCCGGGAAGGAACTCCTGGCCCGCAGGGTCACCCCGCCCAAGGTGGTGCGGCGGGGCGACGACGTGATGGTGCAGACCGACACCGTGCTGGACGAGTGGGCGCGGCTGCGCAGCGACTGGGTGCTGGTCCGGGGCGAGCGGGTGACCCGGGCCACCTTGACCTGGTTCGTGTACAGCGCGGTGGAGCTGCGGCGGATGGCCGAGGAGGCGGGCTTCGGGCGCGTGGAGGTCTTCGGCGGATTCGACGGACGTCCTTACGACGAGAACGCCGAGCGTCTCGTCCTCCGGGCTGTCCGCGAGGCGTGA